GCCGTGGCTGGCCGGCTGCAGGAGGATCGGTCCCATCGTCAGGCCGTGCTCGGGGATGCCGGTGAGGCCCTCGTCCACGTAGGCCACGGGCGCGAAGATGATCTCCAGGTCGGGCAGCGCCAGCGACGGGTCGGAGCGCACGAAGCCGTACGCCTCGGCCACGTTGGACGTCAGCATTCCCTTGCGTCGCAACAGGAATCGAGCCAGCTGGCTGATTCCCTCGGCATCCATCAGGGTGCCGCTGTCGACGCCGAAGGCCAGGAGGCTGACCAGGTGGTCGCGCATGTTCGCACCGACCTCCGGCGCGGCCGCGACGACGTCGATCCCGTGCTGCTTCAGCTGTTCGGGGTCGCCGACGCCCGAGAGCATGAGCAGCTGCGGGGTGTTGATGGCGCCGCCGCAGAGGATCACCTCGCGCGCGGCATCGGCGACGACGGTGGCGCCGTCGTGTACGTACTCGACGCCGGTGGCGGTCTTACCGTCGAATCGCACGCGCGTCACATGCGCGCCGGTGCGGATCGTCAGGTTCTTGCGCTGTTTGCGGACCGGGGTCAGATAGGCCTTGGCCGCGCTGTCGCGCAGGCCGTTGTGCTGTGTCACCAGTGTCTGCGAAAACCCTTGCGGCTCATCGGCATTGGCGTCCTCCACCTGATAGCCGGCCTCCCGAACCGCGTCGAGGAACCGGGAGGTGTGCTCGCGCGGATCACGCTGCGGCGAGACGCTGATCTTCGTCGCGTCGAGGATCGGCTTCATCGCCGACCATCCCCAGTCCGCACCGGCGAGTTCGCCCCACTTCTCGTAGTCCGCGGCGAAACCGCGCACCCACATCATGGCGTTCATCGCCGACGACCCGCCCAGCACCTTGCCGCGCGGCCAGAAGACGGTGCGACCGTCGAGGCCCGGCTGCGGCGTCGTCTCGTAGTTCCAGTCCAGATCCGTCTTGAACTGTTTGGCGAACGCGGCCGGGATCGCGATGTTCGGGCTCTTCGCCTCCGGCCCCGCCTCCAGCAGCAGGACGCGGACCGAGGAATCCTCGGTCAGCCGGTTGGCCAGGGTGGCGCCGGAAGAACCGGCACCGACGATGATGTAGTCAAAGGTCTCGCTCATCGGATTCTTTCTCGAGAGATTCTGGTGTGGCGGGGGTCAGGCGCGGAAGGCCGACGCGAAGATGCCCGGCAGTTTCAGCCACGACGGCGCTGCGGCGAACGAGCTGAGCTTGCTCCCCGTGCTGCCGGCCGACCGGGAGGTCACGAACCACGGCGGCTTGGGGAACAGTGCCAGCTCCCCGCCGACGACCGACCGCGGGAACGGCCGGAACGGCCCGGATACGACGGTCCGCTCGACGTCGGGGATCAGCAGTCCGTTGTGGACCGTGCCGATTCCGCTCTGCGCGTCGTCGAGGGTGTGCCCCGGGAAGGCTCCCCACGTCGCGGTGGGCGTGAGGAAGGCCAGGCCGGTCCAGGCGTTGATGCCGATGGAGCCGTAGCGCAGGTTGGCCACGGCCTCGCCGAAGGACCGGCCCAGCTTCTTGTGCTCGGCGGGTGCGACGAGGATGTTGGCGCCGAGCGTTCCGGTCAGCTCGTTGTTCGCGTAGTCGACGGCGCGCTCGAGGAAGCCCTGCGCGTCGCCGTCCAGCGCGACGACGCCGAGTACCGGCGCGAAGTACTCGGTCCGTTCCACCGGGGCGTCCGACCCGGCCTCGACCTGGATGAGGACGCGGTTGCCGTCGGCGAAGGTCTCCGATTGTTCGTGCGCACCCGCCGCGTCGGCGAGCGCCCCGGCCAGCCGGGAGTCGCTGCCCGGGTACCACGGCGTGCGGTTGGGGATCTTGGCCATCGCCTTGCGCAGCTCCGCCAGGAACTCCTCGCGCTGCCCCCAGCCACTGCTGAGCACGACGACCTGTCCGGCGATGCAGTTGTGCCCGGCGTTGTGCAGCCGCATCGTGGCGACGTTCTCGGCCTGGAAGCGCAGGTCGGCGGCGGACCACTTTCCGGGCACGATGATGATCGGCGAGACCCCGCCCAACTCGCTGGTGATCGGTTTGGTCAACAGCGGCTCGCCGGCCTTGCGTCGACGGTCGGCATCGGCGCCGCGGCCCCACACGATGGCGTCATGCGTCACGATGCTGCCGGTGATGTGGACGTGGGAGATGCCGTCGTGGTTGCAGAGGTATTCGCCCTCCGCGGCGCCGCCCTGCACGACGCGGACCAGATCCGCTTCGATCAGCGGCGCGAGTGCGCCTCGATACGCGCTGAGCAGGTTGGCGAACGTCGGGTTGATCTTCAGGATCGTCGATCGGTTGTGCGCCACCAACTCCGACAGCACGTCGAGCGGGCCGATCGAGGTGATGTTTCCGGCGCCCAGCACCAGGCCGA
This genomic interval from Gordonia sp. X0973 contains the following:
- a CDS encoding GMC family oxidoreductase — translated: MSETFDYIIVGAGSSGATLANRLTEDSSVRVLLLEAGPEAKSPNIAIPAAFAKQFKTDLDWNYETTPQPGLDGRTVFWPRGKVLGGSSAMNAMMWVRGFAADYEKWGELAGADWGWSAMKPILDATKISVSPQRDPREHTSRFLDAVREAGYQVEDANADEPQGFSQTLVTQHNGLRDSAAKAYLTPVRKQRKNLTIRTGAHVTRVRFDGKTATGVEYVHDGATVVADAAREVILCGGAINTPQLLMLSGVGDPEQLKQHGIDVVAAAPEVGANMRDHLVSLLAFGVDSGTLMDAEGISQLARFLLRRKGMLTSNVAEAYGFVRSDPSLALPDLEIIFAPVAYVDEGLTGIPEHGLTMGPILLQPASHGEIRLASADPFAKPIIDPRYLSDADGRDRATVLAGLEICRQIFESPSLKAVTNGKVVRPFGGATMTPEELTVAAMEQLSHTLYHPTSTARMGSDEKSVVDPALRVRGVEGLRVADASVMPEIIRGHTHAPSVAIGEQAANLIKAG
- a CDS encoding aldehyde dehydrogenase family protein, which codes for MTSTAPAPTGVDTDRLDAAITSLRTGIEKWAGMSLAERAALVGATHEAIGRVAQRWTRTATDIKGIAPSSPLVGEEWLSGPYATLAGFGTVAHSLATLADGGSPLAGVKPKAVAGNRLAWPVLPLGIRESLLFNGFSAQVWTLPGVSEAEVREGVGLGALRPGESNGVGLVLGAGNITSIGPLDVLSELVAHNRSTILKINPTFANLLSAYRGALAPLIEADLVRVVQGGAAEGEYLCNHDGISHVHITGSIVTHDAIVWGRGADADRRRKAGEPLLTKPITSELGGVSPIIIVPGKWSAADLRFQAENVATMRLHNAGHNCIAGQVVVLSSGWGQREEFLAELRKAMAKIPNRTPWYPGSDSRLAGALADAAGAHEQSETFADGNRVLIQVEAGSDAPVERTEYFAPVLGVVALDGDAQGFLERAVDYANNELTGTLGANILVAPAEHKKLGRSFGEAVANLRYGSIGINAWTGLAFLTPTATWGAFPGHTLDDAQSGIGTVHNGLLIPDVERTVVSGPFRPFPRSVVGGELALFPKPPWFVTSRSAGSTGSKLSSFAAAPSWLKLPGIFASAFRA